One Solanum lycopersicum chromosome 4, SLM_r2.1 DNA window includes the following coding sequences:
- the LOC101252766 gene encoding ureide permease 1-like isoform X4 — MYLVESKAGAIVCMLFSLLFLGTWPALLTLLERRGRLPQHTYLDYTITNLVAATLIAFTVGEIGTNSMKQPNFLTQLSQVQDNWPSVLFAIAGGVVLSLGNLSTQYAWAFVGLSVTEVITASITVVIGTTLNYYLDDKINKAEILFPGVGCFLIAVCLGSAVHASNAADNKEKLEYFSNDSNNGVGTKDVTGSKPTNTNKVDMNDLENGEEKAKAGTALFLIEVENRRAMKVFGKSTYIGLAITFFGGACLSLFSPAFNLSTNDQWHTLKDGVPHLSVYAAFFYFSVSSSLLAMILNFTFLYRPVLNAPKSSLMCYVNDWDGRGWAFLAGLLSGFGNGLQFMGGQAAGYAAADAVQALPLVSTFWGVLLFGEYRRSSGRTYTLLAGMLIMFIAAVAILMASAGKRK; from the exons ATGTATTTGGTGGAGAGTAAAGCAGGGGCTATAGTTTGTATgctattttctttgttattctTAGGGACATGGCCTGCTTTGCTTACTTTACTTGAAAGACGAGGTCGTCTTCCTCAACACACTTATCTTGACTATACCATCACCAATCTTGTCGCTGCTACGCTCATTGCTTTTACTGTTGGTGAGATTGGAACGAATTCAATGAAACAGCCAAATTTTTTAACGCAGCTTTCTCAG GTGCAGGACAATTGGCCTAGCGTCTTGTTTGCGATTGCTGGAGGTGTGGTCCTTAGTCTTGGAAACCTTTCAACTCAATACGCATGGGCTTTCGTTGGCTTATCAGTCACCGAGGTCATCACTGCAAGTATTACGGTTGTTATAG GAACGACGTTGAATTATTACCTTGATGACAAAATTAACAAAGCCGAGATTCTTTTTCCTGGCGTTGGATGTTTCTTGATTGCTGTTTGTCTAGGATCTGCTGTTCATGCATCCAATGCAGCTgacaacaaagaaaaacttgagTATTTTTCAAATGACTCTAACAATGGGGTGGG GACAAAAGATGTCACTGGTTCTAAAccaacaaatacaaataaag TCGATATGAATGACTTGGAGAATGGTGAGGAAAAGGCAAAGGCTGGAACTGCGCTGTTCCTTATAGAAGTTGAGAACAGAAGGGCAATGAAG GTTTTTGGGAAGAGTACTTACATTGGACTAGCTATCACCTTCTTTGGTGGAGCTTGTCTTTCTCTGTTTTCCCCTGCATTCAACCTGTCTACAAATGATCAGTGGCATACTCTAAAAGATGGAGTTCCTCACTTGAGTGTATACGCCGCGTTTTTCTACTTCTCAGTTTCCAGTTCTTTACTGGCAATGATTCTCAACTTCACGTTCTTGTACCGCCCTGTGCTAAACGCACCTAAATCATCGTTGATGTGTTACGTGAACGATTGGGATGGCAGAGGTTGGGCTTTTTTGGCTGGACTTTTGAGTGGCTTTGGAAATGGTCTTCAATTTATGGGAGGTCAAGCTGCTGGATATGCAGCAGCAGATGCTGTTCAG GCACTGCCTCTCGTGAGCACATTTTGGGGTGTACTATTGTTTGGAGAGTATCGAAGATCATCAGGAAGAACGTATACGCTTCTTGCAGGAATGTTGATCATGTTCATAGCAGCTGTTGCAATCCTCATGGCATCTGCAGGGAAACGCAAATAG
- the LOC104646800 gene encoding uncharacterized protein produces MDSDQESIGRRDGDTTSNESVTRSSKTSEYSPSVSTTSSDGSSDDYIQVVPKIIFTSASSGVASSKSHSDAKLLSQRVTCNQLNESSKTTSTSSTSQVSDVTNESEFSTISQSPSIQVMERKAGFDPNRIPSSVFGSKASSSKVWSAASIESLFSIHSPGSGSSARNDIAMTDGDLKRDRKRDNGAEVDKNEKNNKSELTRFRQTLPITKGGEYKKKTFDKERKVNVVNKPSATGSSDEATKRIVCFREEMKLGESIIRSAALGYPDGNVCFRGNVVRPSDGNGTCSAAPMEKKSSWWSCCSCSCLSSCSLKCSGCSCKWLSCLSCACKWPSCSFKWLSCSSCSFKWPSCSSCSCKWLSCSSCSFKWPSCSCKWFSCSSCSCKWPSCSSWSCEWLSCSSCSFKCPTFSSCSCKWPSMPVGCCKWPSCKCKCLTSLRCCC; encoded by the exons ATGGATTCTGACCAAGAGAGTATAGGAAGACGAGATGGAGATACCACATCAAATGAAAGTGTAACAAGATCTTCTAAGACTTCAGAATATTCCCCTTCCGTCTCGACTACCTCGTCAGATGGTTCTTCGGATGATTACATCCAAGTGGttccaaaaataatattcacCTCAGCCTCATCAGGTGTAGCATCTTCCAAATCTCATTCTGATGCAAAACTTCTATCTCAAAGGGTTACATGTAATCAATTGAATGAATCCTCGAAAACGACATCTACAAGTTCCACCTCACAGGTTTCAGATGTCACTAATGAATCTGAATTCTCGACGATATCACAATCTCCTTCTATACAGGTGATGGAACGGAAGGCAGGTTTTGATCCCAATAGAATTCCCTCATCCGTTTTTGGGAGTAAGGCTTCATCCTCTAAGGTTTGGAGCGCTGCTTCTATCGAATCATTGTTCAGTATACACAGTCCTGGAAGTGGTAGTTCTGCAAGGAATGATATTGCGATGACTGATGGAGATTTGAAAAGGGACAGAAAACGAGACAATGGTGCAGAAGtagacaaaaatgaaaaaaacaataaGTCTGAGCTAACGAGGTTTAGGCAGACTTTGCCAATTACAAAAGGAGGAGAATATAAGAAAAAGACGTTTGATAAAGAAAGGAAAGTAAATGTCGTAAACAAACCATCAGCAACAGGAAGTTCAGATGAAGCAACAAAGAGAATAGTCTGTTTTAGAGAGGAAATGAAACTAGGGGAGAGCATAATCCGTTCTGCTGCACTTGGCTACCCCGATGGAAATGTATGCTTTAGGGGCAACGTTGTTCGCCCTTCTGATGGAAATGGCACGTGTTCTGCCGCTCCTAT GGAAAAGAAGTCTTCTTGGTGGTCATGTTGTTCTTGTAGTTGTTTGTCAAGCTGCTCGTTGAAGTGCTCAGGTTGCTCCTGTAAGTGGTTAAGCTGCTTAAGTTGCGCTTGTAAGTGGCCAAGTTGCTCTTTTAAGTGGTTAAGCTGTTCGAGTTGCTCTTTTAAGTGGCCAAGCTGCTCAAGTTGCTCTTGTAAGTGGTTAAGCTGCTCGAGTTGCTCTTTTAAGTGGCCAAGCTGCTCCTGTAAGTGGTTTAGCTGCTCAAGTTGCTCTTGTAAGTGGCCAAGCTGTTCGAGCTGGTCTTGTGAGTGGTTAAGCTGCTCGAGTTGCTCTTTTAAGTGTCCAACCTTCTCAAGTTGCTCTTGTAAGTGGCCAAGCATGCCTGTTGGCTGCTGCAAATGGCCGAGTTGCAAATGCAAGTGTTTAACCTCGCTGCGCTGCTGCTGCTAA
- the LOC101252766 gene encoding ureide permease 1-like isoform X3 has protein sequence MDQDCWSISKFIEVSAERVFLKMYLVESKAGAIVCMLFSLLFLGTWPALLTLLERRGRLPQHTYLDYTITNLVAATLIAFTVGEIGTNSMKQPNFLTQLSQVQDNWPSVLFAIAGGVVLSLGNLSTQYAWAFVGLSVTEVITASITVVIGTTLNYYLDDKINKAEILFPGVGCFLIAVCLGSAVHASNAADNKEKLETKDVTGSKPTNTNKVDMNDLENGEEKAKAGTALFLIEVENRRAMKVFGKSTYIGLAITFFGGACLSLFSPAFNLSTNDQWHTLKDGVPHLSVYAAFFYFSVSSSLLAMILNFTFLYRPVLNAPKSSLMCYVNDWDGRGWAFLAGLLSGFGNGLQFMGGQAAGYAAADAVQALPLVSTFWGVLLFGEYRRSSGRTYTLLAGMLIMFIAAVAILMASAGKRK, from the exons ATGGACCAG GATTGTTGGAGCATTTCTAAGTTTATTGAAGTTTCAGCTGAAAGGGTGTTTTTGAAGATGTATTTGGTGGAGAGTAAAGCAGGGGCTATAGTTTGTATgctattttctttgttattctTAGGGACATGGCCTGCTTTGCTTACTTTACTTGAAAGACGAGGTCGTCTTCCTCAACACACTTATCTTGACTATACCATCACCAATCTTGTCGCTGCTACGCTCATTGCTTTTACTGTTGGTGAGATTGGAACGAATTCAATGAAACAGCCAAATTTTTTAACGCAGCTTTCTCAG GTGCAGGACAATTGGCCTAGCGTCTTGTTTGCGATTGCTGGAGGTGTGGTCCTTAGTCTTGGAAACCTTTCAACTCAATACGCATGGGCTTTCGTTGGCTTATCAGTCACCGAGGTCATCACTGCAAGTATTACGGTTGTTATAG GAACGACGTTGAATTATTACCTTGATGACAAAATTAACAAAGCCGAGATTCTTTTTCCTGGCGTTGGATGTTTCTTGATTGCTGTTTGTCTAGGATCTGCTGTTCATGCATCCAATGCAGCTgacaacaaagaaaaacttga GACAAAAGATGTCACTGGTTCTAAAccaacaaatacaaataaag TCGATATGAATGACTTGGAGAATGGTGAGGAAAAGGCAAAGGCTGGAACTGCGCTGTTCCTTATAGAAGTTGAGAACAGAAGGGCAATGAAG GTTTTTGGGAAGAGTACTTACATTGGACTAGCTATCACCTTCTTTGGTGGAGCTTGTCTTTCTCTGTTTTCCCCTGCATTCAACCTGTCTACAAATGATCAGTGGCATACTCTAAAAGATGGAGTTCCTCACTTGAGTGTATACGCCGCGTTTTTCTACTTCTCAGTTTCCAGTTCTTTACTGGCAATGATTCTCAACTTCACGTTCTTGTACCGCCCTGTGCTAAACGCACCTAAATCATCGTTGATGTGTTACGTGAACGATTGGGATGGCAGAGGTTGGGCTTTTTTGGCTGGACTTTTGAGTGGCTTTGGAAATGGTCTTCAATTTATGGGAGGTCAAGCTGCTGGATATGCAGCAGCAGATGCTGTTCAG GCACTGCCTCTCGTGAGCACATTTTGGGGTGTACTATTGTTTGGAGAGTATCGAAGATCATCAGGAAGAACGTATACGCTTCTTGCAGGAATGTTGATCATGTTCATAGCAGCTGTTGCAATCCTCATGGCATCTGCAGGGAAACGCAAATAG
- the LOC101252766 gene encoding ureide permease 1-like isoform X6, translated as MDQVQDNWPSVLFAIAGGVVLSLGNLSTQYAWAFVGLSVTEVITASITVVIGTTLNYYLDDKINKAEILFPGVGCFLIAVCLGSAVHASNAADNKEKLEYFSNDSNNGVGTKDVTGSKPTNTNKVDMNDLENGEEKAKAGTALFLIEVENRRAMKVFGKSTYIGLAITFFGGACLSLFSPAFNLSTNDQWHTLKDGVPHLSVYAAFFYFSVSSSLLAMILNFTFLYRPVLNAPKSSLMCYVNDWDGRGWAFLAGLLSGFGNGLQFMGGQAAGYAAADAVQALPLVSTFWGVLLFGEYRRSSGRTYTLLAGMLIMFIAAVAILMASAGKRK; from the exons ATGGACCAG GTGCAGGACAATTGGCCTAGCGTCTTGTTTGCGATTGCTGGAGGTGTGGTCCTTAGTCTTGGAAACCTTTCAACTCAATACGCATGGGCTTTCGTTGGCTTATCAGTCACCGAGGTCATCACTGCAAGTATTACGGTTGTTATAG GAACGACGTTGAATTATTACCTTGATGACAAAATTAACAAAGCCGAGATTCTTTTTCCTGGCGTTGGATGTTTCTTGATTGCTGTTTGTCTAGGATCTGCTGTTCATGCATCCAATGCAGCTgacaacaaagaaaaacttgagTATTTTTCAAATGACTCTAACAATGGGGTGGG GACAAAAGATGTCACTGGTTCTAAAccaacaaatacaaataaag TCGATATGAATGACTTGGAGAATGGTGAGGAAAAGGCAAAGGCTGGAACTGCGCTGTTCCTTATAGAAGTTGAGAACAGAAGGGCAATGAAG GTTTTTGGGAAGAGTACTTACATTGGACTAGCTATCACCTTCTTTGGTGGAGCTTGTCTTTCTCTGTTTTCCCCTGCATTCAACCTGTCTACAAATGATCAGTGGCATACTCTAAAAGATGGAGTTCCTCACTTGAGTGTATACGCCGCGTTTTTCTACTTCTCAGTTTCCAGTTCTTTACTGGCAATGATTCTCAACTTCACGTTCTTGTACCGCCCTGTGCTAAACGCACCTAAATCATCGTTGATGTGTTACGTGAACGATTGGGATGGCAGAGGTTGGGCTTTTTTGGCTGGACTTTTGAGTGGCTTTGGAAATGGTCTTCAATTTATGGGAGGTCAAGCTGCTGGATATGCAGCAGCAGATGCTGTTCAG GCACTGCCTCTCGTGAGCACATTTTGGGGTGTACTATTGTTTGGAGAGTATCGAAGATCATCAGGAAGAACGTATACGCTTCTTGCAGGAATGTTGATCATGTTCATAGCAGCTGTTGCAATCCTCATGGCATCTGCAGGGAAACGCAAATAG
- the LOC101252766 gene encoding ureide permease 1-like isoform X2 encodes MDQDCWSISKFIEVSAERVFLKMYLVESKAGAIVCMLFSLLFLGTWPALLTLLERRGRLPQHTYLDYTITNLVAATLIAFTVGEIGTNSMKQPNFLTQLSQDNWPSVLFAIAGGVVLSLGNLSTQYAWAFVGLSVTEVITASITVVIGTTLNYYLDDKINKAEILFPGVGCFLIAVCLGSAVHASNAADNKEKLEYFSNDSNNGVGTKDVTGSKPTNTNKVDMNDLENGEEKAKAGTALFLIEVENRRAMKVFGKSTYIGLAITFFGGACLSLFSPAFNLSTNDQWHTLKDGVPHLSVYAAFFYFSVSSSLLAMILNFTFLYRPVLNAPKSSLMCYVNDWDGRGWAFLAGLLSGFGNGLQFMGGQAAGYAAADAVQALPLVSTFWGVLLFGEYRRSSGRTYTLLAGMLIMFIAAVAILMASAGKRK; translated from the exons ATGGACCAG GATTGTTGGAGCATTTCTAAGTTTATTGAAGTTTCAGCTGAAAGGGTGTTTTTGAAGATGTATTTGGTGGAGAGTAAAGCAGGGGCTATAGTTTGTATgctattttctttgttattctTAGGGACATGGCCTGCTTTGCTTACTTTACTTGAAAGACGAGGTCGTCTTCCTCAACACACTTATCTTGACTATACCATCACCAATCTTGTCGCTGCTACGCTCATTGCTTTTACTGTTGGTGAGATTGGAACGAATTCAATGAAACAGCCAAATTTTTTAACGCAGCTTTCTCAG GACAATTGGCCTAGCGTCTTGTTTGCGATTGCTGGAGGTGTGGTCCTTAGTCTTGGAAACCTTTCAACTCAATACGCATGGGCTTTCGTTGGCTTATCAGTCACCGAGGTCATCACTGCAAGTATTACGGTTGTTATAG GAACGACGTTGAATTATTACCTTGATGACAAAATTAACAAAGCCGAGATTCTTTTTCCTGGCGTTGGATGTTTCTTGATTGCTGTTTGTCTAGGATCTGCTGTTCATGCATCCAATGCAGCTgacaacaaagaaaaacttgagTATTTTTCAAATGACTCTAACAATGGGGTGGG GACAAAAGATGTCACTGGTTCTAAAccaacaaatacaaataaag TCGATATGAATGACTTGGAGAATGGTGAGGAAAAGGCAAAGGCTGGAACTGCGCTGTTCCTTATAGAAGTTGAGAACAGAAGGGCAATGAAG GTTTTTGGGAAGAGTACTTACATTGGACTAGCTATCACCTTCTTTGGTGGAGCTTGTCTTTCTCTGTTTTCCCCTGCATTCAACCTGTCTACAAATGATCAGTGGCATACTCTAAAAGATGGAGTTCCTCACTTGAGTGTATACGCCGCGTTTTTCTACTTCTCAGTTTCCAGTTCTTTACTGGCAATGATTCTCAACTTCACGTTCTTGTACCGCCCTGTGCTAAACGCACCTAAATCATCGTTGATGTGTTACGTGAACGATTGGGATGGCAGAGGTTGGGCTTTTTTGGCTGGACTTTTGAGTGGCTTTGGAAATGGTCTTCAATTTATGGGAGGTCAAGCTGCTGGATATGCAGCAGCAGATGCTGTTCAG GCACTGCCTCTCGTGAGCACATTTTGGGGTGTACTATTGTTTGGAGAGTATCGAAGATCATCAGGAAGAACGTATACGCTTCTTGCAGGAATGTTGATCATGTTCATAGCAGCTGTTGCAATCCTCATGGCATCTGCAGGGAAACGCAAATAG
- the LOC101268564 gene encoding probable LRR receptor-like serine/threonine-protein kinase RPK1: protein MILTSGVVLMTMQMQVSRILILFLMAFAFSSFPFSAYGKDEVFVVSEKMALLKIKKSFIDPFGILLSWKSDNSSYCSWYGVSCNANSSRVSELRIKGNNTNKLVGNLSHAVAYLEELRVLSLPFHDLSGEIPVQIWELQNLEVLDVQGNAIQGDFSSYNFTRLRKLRVLNLGFNRIVGRFPPSLAKCRCLSVLILAGNGVNDVIPGFIGGFEKLKVLNLSSNRLIGRVPVNFGYKCRDLEHLDLSFNFLQGEIPRVLGKCSHLRTVLLNSNKFSGVIPSELGGLRKLEVLLLNNNSFTGEIPSSLGNLTALHVCNLLFNNLSFSSENKTIRRCSFVGNSSLTVTPRMSLALAPPMSQQSNESQRVAAPPQGSNQSRNDEKGLAALEITVAVSVALAFVVALAVLVSLCKNGKEEPPSVPRVEDSVSPDVSNITIFNDVGVVLTYEKIVQATRNFSWSYCIGTGGFGSTYRVEISSELTLAVKRLLTETVDGTIQFEAEIQTLGSINHPNLITLIGYYRSATDMFLVYNFLPGGNLEKYILERASRVFNYKVLHKISLDIGLAISFLHDQCDPRIIHRDIKPSNILLDNELNAYLSDFGLSRIMGTGTSSNTAVAGTFGYVAPEYALTSRVSDRADVYSYGVVLLELLSDKRALDPSFAAYEDGFNIVSWANMMLRDDKIEDIFYTSLWEPDSEEKLKAMLHLAVKCTADLPDRPRMIQVVEQLKNLQPENLRTMEILDSSIIEE, encoded by the coding sequence ATGATTTTGACATCTGGGGTTGTGTTAATGACAATGCAAATGCAGGTTTCAAGAATCTTGATTTTGTTCTTGATGGCATTtgctttctcttcttttccatTTTCAGCTTATGGAAAAGATgaagtttttgttgtttctgaGAAAATGGCTTTGttgaaaatcaagaaatcaTTCATTGATCCTTTTGGGATATTGTTGAGCTGGAAATCAGACAATTCCAGCTACTGTTCTTGGTATGGAGTGTCGTGCAACGCGAATTCATCAAGAGTTTCAGAGTTGAGAATCAAAGGTAACAATACTAATAAACTTGTTGGGAATCTGTCTCATGCTGTTGCATATCTCGAGGAGCTTCGGGTTTTGTCTCTTCCATTTCATGATCTTTCTGGTGAAATTCCTGTTCAGATATGGGAATTACAGaatcttgaagttcttgatgtgCAAGGGAATGCCATTCAGGGGGATTTTTCGAGCTATAATTTTACGAGGTTGAGAAAGCTGAGAGTTCTGAACTTGGGATTCAACAGAATTGTAGGGAGGTTTCCACCTTCTCTAGCAAAATGTAGGTGTTTGAGTGTGTTGATTTTAGCAGGAAATGGTGTAAATGATGTCATTCCAGGGTTCATTGGTGGTTTTGAGAAGTTAAAGGTGCTGAATTTGTCGTCTAATCGATTGATTGGACGTGTTCCTGTCAACTTTGGATATAAATGCAGGGATCTTGAGCATTTAGATCTGTCATTTAATTTCCTACAAGGGGAAATTCCGCGTGTATTGGGGAAATGTAGCCACTTAAGGACAGTTTTGTTGAACTCGAACAAATTTTCTGGTGTGATCCCTTCTGAGCTTGGAGGGCTTCGGAAGCTTGAAGTTCTATTGCTTAACAACAATTCATTTACTGGTGAGATTCCCTCAAGTTTGGGAAATTTGACAGCACTTCATGTATGCAACCTCTTATTCAACAACTTATCATTTTCATCAGAAAATAAGACGATAAGAAGGTGTAGCTTTGTTGGAAACTCTTCTCTAACAGTCACCCCAAGGATGTCGTTGGCTTTAGCACCACCGATGAGTCAACAATCGAATGAGTCTCAACGTGTTGCAGCTCCTCCACAAGGGTCTAATCAGTCTAGAAATGATGAGAAAGGACTTGCTGCCTTAGAGATTACTGTTGCAGTATCTGTAGCTCTTGCTTTTGTTGTTGCTCTTGCTGTCCTCGTTTCCTTGTGTAAGAACGGAAAGGAGGAGCCACCATCAGTTCCTAGAGTTGAGGACTCGGTATCACCAGATGTAAGCAATATTACAATATTCAATGACGTTGGAGTAGTTTTAACTTATGAAAAAATTGTTCAGGCTACTAGAAACTTTAGCTGGAGCTATTGCATTGGGACTGGTGGTTTTGGTTCCACCTATAGGGTAGAAATCTCCTCTGAACTTACACTGGCTGTTAAGAGGCTCCTAACTGAAACAGTTGACGGAACTATTCAGTTCGAGGCAGAAATTCAGACCCTCGGAAGCATAAATCACCCAAATCTCATTACACTGATTGGGTATTATAGAAGTGCCACTGATATGTTCCTTGTATACAACTTTCTCCCAGGAGGCAACTTGGAGAAATACATACTCGAGAGGGCGAGCAGAGTTTTTAACTATAAAGTGTTGCATAAAATTTCCCTGGACATTGGTTTAGCTATATCATTTCTACATGATCAGTGTGATCCACGTATTATACACCGGGATATCAAGCCTAGCAATATCCTATTGGACAATGAGTTAAACGCTTATTTGTCCGATTTTGGTTTATCAAGGATCATGGGAACAGGCACCAGCAGCAACACAGCTGTAGCAGGAACATTTGGTTATGTTGCACCAGAATACGCCTTAACAAGTCGTGTGTCTGACAGGGCTGATGTTTACAGCTATGGTGTCGTCCTGCTAGAGCTTCTCTCAGACAAACGAGCATTAGATCCTTCTTTTGCTGCTTATGAGGACGGATTCAACATTGTTTCGTGGGCAAACATGATGCTGCGCGATGACAAGATAGAGGATATCTTCTATACAAGTCTATGGGAACCAGATTCTGAGGAAAAGTTGAAGGCTATGCTGCATTTGGCTGTGAAGTGTACAGCAGACCTTCCTGACAGGCCGAGGATGATTCAAGTCGTCGAGCAGCTGAAGAATCTTCAACCTGAAAACCTTAGAACAATGGAGATTCTGGATTCATCCATCATCGAAGAATAA
- the LOC101252766 gene encoding ureide permease 1-like isoform X5 — MYLVESKAGAIVCMLFSLLFLGTWPALLTLLERRGRLPQHTYLDYTITNLVAATLIAFTVGEIGTNSMKQPNFLTQLSQVQDNWPSVLFAIAGGVVLSLGNLSTQYAWAFVGLSVTEVITASITVVIGTTLNYYLDDKINKAEILFPGVGCFLIAVCLGSAVHASNAADNKEKLETKDVTGSKPTNTNKVDMNDLENGEEKAKAGTALFLIEVENRRAMKVFGKSTYIGLAITFFGGACLSLFSPAFNLSTNDQWHTLKDGVPHLSVYAAFFYFSVSSSLLAMILNFTFLYRPVLNAPKSSLMCYVNDWDGRGWAFLAGLLSGFGNGLQFMGGQAAGYAAADAVQALPLVSTFWGVLLFGEYRRSSGRTYTLLAGMLIMFIAAVAILMASAGKRK; from the exons ATGTATTTGGTGGAGAGTAAAGCAGGGGCTATAGTTTGTATgctattttctttgttattctTAGGGACATGGCCTGCTTTGCTTACTTTACTTGAAAGACGAGGTCGTCTTCCTCAACACACTTATCTTGACTATACCATCACCAATCTTGTCGCTGCTACGCTCATTGCTTTTACTGTTGGTGAGATTGGAACGAATTCAATGAAACAGCCAAATTTTTTAACGCAGCTTTCTCAG GTGCAGGACAATTGGCCTAGCGTCTTGTTTGCGATTGCTGGAGGTGTGGTCCTTAGTCTTGGAAACCTTTCAACTCAATACGCATGGGCTTTCGTTGGCTTATCAGTCACCGAGGTCATCACTGCAAGTATTACGGTTGTTATAG GAACGACGTTGAATTATTACCTTGATGACAAAATTAACAAAGCCGAGATTCTTTTTCCTGGCGTTGGATGTTTCTTGATTGCTGTTTGTCTAGGATCTGCTGTTCATGCATCCAATGCAGCTgacaacaaagaaaaacttga GACAAAAGATGTCACTGGTTCTAAAccaacaaatacaaataaag TCGATATGAATGACTTGGAGAATGGTGAGGAAAAGGCAAAGGCTGGAACTGCGCTGTTCCTTATAGAAGTTGAGAACAGAAGGGCAATGAAG GTTTTTGGGAAGAGTACTTACATTGGACTAGCTATCACCTTCTTTGGTGGAGCTTGTCTTTCTCTGTTTTCCCCTGCATTCAACCTGTCTACAAATGATCAGTGGCATACTCTAAAAGATGGAGTTCCTCACTTGAGTGTATACGCCGCGTTTTTCTACTTCTCAGTTTCCAGTTCTTTACTGGCAATGATTCTCAACTTCACGTTCTTGTACCGCCCTGTGCTAAACGCACCTAAATCATCGTTGATGTGTTACGTGAACGATTGGGATGGCAGAGGTTGGGCTTTTTTGGCTGGACTTTTGAGTGGCTTTGGAAATGGTCTTCAATTTATGGGAGGTCAAGCTGCTGGATATGCAGCAGCAGATGCTGTTCAG GCACTGCCTCTCGTGAGCACATTTTGGGGTGTACTATTGTTTGGAGAGTATCGAAGATCATCAGGAAGAACGTATACGCTTCTTGCAGGAATGTTGATCATGTTCATAGCAGCTGTTGCAATCCTCATGGCATCTGCAGGGAAACGCAAATAG
- the LOC101252766 gene encoding ureide permease 1-like isoform X1, protein MDQDCWSISKFIEVSAERVFLKMYLVESKAGAIVCMLFSLLFLGTWPALLTLLERRGRLPQHTYLDYTITNLVAATLIAFTVGEIGTNSMKQPNFLTQLSQVQDNWPSVLFAIAGGVVLSLGNLSTQYAWAFVGLSVTEVITASITVVIGTTLNYYLDDKINKAEILFPGVGCFLIAVCLGSAVHASNAADNKEKLEYFSNDSNNGVGTKDVTGSKPTNTNKVDMNDLENGEEKAKAGTALFLIEVENRRAMKVFGKSTYIGLAITFFGGACLSLFSPAFNLSTNDQWHTLKDGVPHLSVYAAFFYFSVSSSLLAMILNFTFLYRPVLNAPKSSLMCYVNDWDGRGWAFLAGLLSGFGNGLQFMGGQAAGYAAADAVQALPLVSTFWGVLLFGEYRRSSGRTYTLLAGMLIMFIAAVAILMASAGKRK, encoded by the exons ATGGACCAG GATTGTTGGAGCATTTCTAAGTTTATTGAAGTTTCAGCTGAAAGGGTGTTTTTGAAGATGTATTTGGTGGAGAGTAAAGCAGGGGCTATAGTTTGTATgctattttctttgttattctTAGGGACATGGCCTGCTTTGCTTACTTTACTTGAAAGACGAGGTCGTCTTCCTCAACACACTTATCTTGACTATACCATCACCAATCTTGTCGCTGCTACGCTCATTGCTTTTACTGTTGGTGAGATTGGAACGAATTCAATGAAACAGCCAAATTTTTTAACGCAGCTTTCTCAG GTGCAGGACAATTGGCCTAGCGTCTTGTTTGCGATTGCTGGAGGTGTGGTCCTTAGTCTTGGAAACCTTTCAACTCAATACGCATGGGCTTTCGTTGGCTTATCAGTCACCGAGGTCATCACTGCAAGTATTACGGTTGTTATAG GAACGACGTTGAATTATTACCTTGATGACAAAATTAACAAAGCCGAGATTCTTTTTCCTGGCGTTGGATGTTTCTTGATTGCTGTTTGTCTAGGATCTGCTGTTCATGCATCCAATGCAGCTgacaacaaagaaaaacttgagTATTTTTCAAATGACTCTAACAATGGGGTGGG GACAAAAGATGTCACTGGTTCTAAAccaacaaatacaaataaag TCGATATGAATGACTTGGAGAATGGTGAGGAAAAGGCAAAGGCTGGAACTGCGCTGTTCCTTATAGAAGTTGAGAACAGAAGGGCAATGAAG GTTTTTGGGAAGAGTACTTACATTGGACTAGCTATCACCTTCTTTGGTGGAGCTTGTCTTTCTCTGTTTTCCCCTGCATTCAACCTGTCTACAAATGATCAGTGGCATACTCTAAAAGATGGAGTTCCTCACTTGAGTGTATACGCCGCGTTTTTCTACTTCTCAGTTTCCAGTTCTTTACTGGCAATGATTCTCAACTTCACGTTCTTGTACCGCCCTGTGCTAAACGCACCTAAATCATCGTTGATGTGTTACGTGAACGATTGGGATGGCAGAGGTTGGGCTTTTTTGGCTGGACTTTTGAGTGGCTTTGGAAATGGTCTTCAATTTATGGGAGGTCAAGCTGCTGGATATGCAGCAGCAGATGCTGTTCAG GCACTGCCTCTCGTGAGCACATTTTGGGGTGTACTATTGTTTGGAGAGTATCGAAGATCATCAGGAAGAACGTATACGCTTCTTGCAGGAATGTTGATCATGTTCATAGCAGCTGTTGCAATCCTCATGGCATCTGCAGGGAAACGCAAATAG